From Pseudomonas sp. G.S.17, the proteins below share one genomic window:
- a CDS encoding pyrimidine/purine nucleoside phosphorylase, whose translation MFKVNEYFDGTVKSIAFSQAEGQATIGVMAAGEYEFGTAQREIMHVISGKLSVKLPDSTDWEDFATGSQFNVPANSKFQLKVAVDTAYLCEYR comes from the coding sequence ATGTTCAAAGTCAACGAGTACTTCGACGGCACCGTCAAATCCATCGCCTTCAGCCAGGCTGAAGGTCAGGCCACCATCGGCGTTATGGCGGCAGGCGAATACGAATTCGGCACAGCACAACGGGAAATCATGCACGTCATCTCCGGCAAGCTGAGCGTCAAACTCCCGGACAGCACCGACTGGGAAGATTTCGCCACCGGCAGCCAGTTCAACGTGCCGGCCAACAGCAAGTTCCAGCTCAAGGTAGCGGTTGATACTGCTTACCTGTGTGAGTATCGCTAA